The following coding sequences are from one Panicum hallii strain FIL2 chromosome 5, PHallii_v3.1, whole genome shotgun sequence window:
- the LOC112892451 gene encoding 2-oxoglutarate dehydrogenase, mitochondrial-like: MYPHTFRGSPPLRRLLFIRQAAHPKHFLLEVRCRDGTVDPVPLATSRCGYRFHPTSGNLPLWRQRQPHSVLHSASNVAYDLEELWHAWQADPSDVDELWGNFFGSFDAKASTYAVAASQTIQETMQLLHLVVDFQIHGHTMAKLDPLGLDVPEDIDLSLYHFTEADLDRKFFLGFSTTPGFLSDYSPVVTLREILRKLHQAYCGCVSYEFAHILDRDKCEWLRDRIETGKPHDDYDKNRRLILLESLIRTTLFENFLAARCPSSKRYGIDGGETLIPGVEALFDRAAELGVENVVIGTSHRGSLNLMANVLGRPISQIISELTVGPRPVQVADGQGPIFTGTGELYFQQGASCDRPTHGGKSVHLSLVAHPCHLESIDPVVLGKTRAKQFFSGDVGMTRTMSVLVHGDGAFTGQGVVYETLNLSALKNYTTGGTVHIVLNNRVAATADQSAGRSSRYCTDIARALGAPVFHVNGDDVEAVVGVCMLAAEWRQTFHSDVVVDLVCYRRFGHNELDDPTLTLPEMYQVIKNHPSSLNLYEQKLLGTGEVSNEDVQKIHEKVNIFLDEEFAKSKDFVANKRDWLSASWTGFKPPEQISRVFDTGVKQDRLKLVGRAITKLPVNFKPHRAVEKLLKQRVAMIETGKKIDWAFAEALAFATLLEEGNHIRLSGQDVERGNFNQRHAILHDQETGATYCPLDHVVTNQNEGLFTVSNSLLSEYAVLGFEMGYSMENPNSLVLWEAQFGDFANCAQVIFDQFLSCAEARWLRQTGLVVLLPHGYDGQGPDHSGAHLERFLQMCDDNPFVIPEMEPTLNRQIQECNWQVVNVTTSANYFHVLRRQIHREFRKPLIVMAPKNLLWHKDCKSNIAEFDDVEDHPGTDSQVTRFKRLIEDCNNHSSTEESVNRLILCSGKVYYELDDERKNSGRTNVAICRVEQLCPFPYDLVQRQLKRYPNAEIVWCQEEPMNMGAYSYVAPRLRTALRALGRGSFEDIKYVGRAPSASAATGFPSVHAQEQSELLKKALELEQIKNW, translated from the exons ATGTATCCCCACACTTTTAGAGGTTCGCCACCATTGCGTCGCCTCCTATTCATTCGCCAAGCCGCACATCCGAAACAT TTTTTGCTAGAGGTAAGGTGTCGTGATGGGACTGTCGATCCGGTGCCGCTGGCTACAAGTCGATGCGGCTACCGCTTCCACCCCACGTCCGGCAACCTCCCACTGTGGCGTCAGCGTCAACCCCACAGTGTCCTTCACAGCGCCAGCAACGTCGCCTATGACCTTGAGGAGCTCTGGCATGCCTGGCAGGCCGATCCCTCCGATGTTGATGAATTATGGGGCAACTTCTTCGGCAGCTTTGATGCAAAAGCCTCCACCTATGCCGTCGCCGCAAGCCAAACCATCCAGGAGACCATGCAGCTCCTCCACCTGGTCGTCGATTTCCAGATCCACGGCCACACGATGGCCAAGCTCGACCCACTCGGCCTCGACGTCCCGGAGGACATCGACCTCAGCCTCTACCACTTCACGGAGGCCGACCTCGACAGGAAGTTCTTCCTCGGCTTCTCGACGACGCCGGGCTTCCTTTCTGACTACAGCCCGGTAGTCACTCTCCGCGAGATCCTCCGAAAGCTCCATCAGGCCTACTGCGGCTGCGTCAGCTACGAATTCGCGCACATCCTGGATAGGGACAAGTGCGAGTGGCTCAGGGACAGGATCGAGACTGGCAAGCCCCACGACGACTACGACAAGAACCGTCGCCTCATTCTGCTCGAGAGCCTCATCCGGACCACGCTGTTCGAGAACTTCCTCGCTGCCAGGTGCCCGAGTTCCAAGCGATACGGCATCGACGGCGGCGAGACGCTTATCCCTGGCGTGGAGGCATTGTTCGACAGGGCAGCCGAACTCGGTGTCGAGAACGTCGTCATAGGGACGTCGCACAGGGGTAGTCTCAACCTCATGGCTAATGTCCTCGGCAGGCCCATATCGCAGATAATCAGTGAGCTCACCGTCGGGCCAAGGCCTGTCCAAGTTGCTGACGGCCAAGGCCCGATCTTCACCGGCACCGGCGAACTCTACTTCCAGCAGGGTGCCTCCTGCGACCGTCCTACTCATGGTGGCAAGAGCGTTCACCTGTCCTTGGTCGCCCATCCCTGCCACCTTGAGTCCATCGACCCCGTCGTCCTGGGCAAGACGCGCGCGAAGCAGTTCTTCTCCGGCGACGTCGGCATGACGAGGACCATGAGTGTCCTCGTCCACGGCGACGGTGCCTTCACCGGCCAGGGCGTGGTTTACGAGACGCTCAACCTGAGCGCCCTCAAGAACTACACCACCGGTGGGACCGTCCACATCGTTCTGAACAACCGGGTCGCCGCCACGGCCGACCAGAGCGCTGGCAGGTCATCCCGGTACTGCACCGACATCGCCAGGGCCCTCGGCGCTCCGGTATTCCACGTCAATGGCGACGATGTGGAGGCTGTAGTCGGCGTGTGCATGCTTGCGGCTGAGTGGCGCCAGACGTTCCATTCGGATGTGGTAGTTGATCTGGTCTGCTACCGCCGATTTGGGCACAACGAACTTGACGATCCCACCTTGACGCTGCCAGAAATGTACCAG GTGATTAAGAACCATCCCAGTTCATTGAACCTTTATGAACAAAAACTCCTAGGGACAGGCGAAGTTTCGAATGAAGATGTACAGAAGATCCATGAGAAAGTGAACATATTCTTAGATGAAGAGTTTGCAAAGAGCAAAGATTTTGTTGCCAACAAGAGGGACTGGCTCTCGGCTTCTTGGACTGGCTTCAAGCCACCCGAGCAGATATCTCGTGTATTTGATACAGG AGTTAAGCAGGACAGACtgaaacttgttggacgggcgaTTACCAAACTACCTGTGAACTTTAAGCCCCACAGAGCAGTGGAAAAGCTTCTGAAGCAGCGTGTCGCAATGATCGAAACCGGTAAGAAGATCGATTGGGCGTTTGCGGAAGCGCTCGCCTTTGCGACACTATTAGAGGAAGGTAATCATATTAGGCTAAGTGGGCAGGATGTGGAGAGAGGGAATTTCAACCAAAGACATGCGATTCTGCATGACCAAGAAACTGGAGCGAC aTACTGCCCGCTCGACCATGTTGTGACGAATCAGAATGAGGGGCTGTTTACAGTTAGCAACAG TCTACTTTCAGAATATGCTGTTCTTGGGTTTGAAATGGGTTACTCCATGGAGAACCCCAACTCACTGGTTCTCTGGGAAGCACAATTTGGTGACTTCGCCAACTGTGCGCAAGTGATCTTTGACCAATTTCTGAGCTGCGCGGAGGCAAGATGGTTGCGCCAAACTGGGCTTGTTGTTCTACTACCACATGGTTATGATGGCCAAGGCCCTGATCACTCTGGGGCCCATTTGGAGCGCTTCCTCCAG ATGTGTGATGACAATCCCTTCGTCATACCTGAGATGGAACCAACGCTCAACAGGCAGATCCAAGAGTGCAATTGGCAAGTCGTTAATGTGACAACTTCTGCAAATTATTTTCATGTATTGCGTCGTCAG ATACACAGGGAGTTCCGGAAGCCACTGATTGTCATGGCTCCAAAGAACTTACTTTGGCACAAGGACTGCAAGTCCAATATCGCCGAGTTCGATGACGTTGAAGACCATCCAGGAACTGATAGCCAGGTAACACGCTTCAAACGGCTGATAGAGGATTGCAACAATCATAGTTCAACCGAGGAAAGTGTCAATCGTCTGATATTGTGCTCTGGGAAA GTTTACTATGAACTTGATGACGAGCGTAAAAACTCAGGCCGTACGAATGTCGCGATCTGCAGAGTCGAGCAGCTTTGCCCATTCCCATATGATCTTGTCCAGAGACAGCTAAAAAGATATCCAA ATGCGGAGATTGTGTGGTGCCAAGAGGAGCCCATGAACATGGGTGCATACAGCTACGTCGCTCCCCGGCTGCGCACAGCTTTGAGGGCCCTTGGGCGAGGCTCATTTGAAGACATAAAGTACGTTGGCAGGGCTCCTTCGGCATCTGCAGCCACAGGGTTCCCGTCCGTTCATGCTCAAGAACAGTCGGAGCTGCTGAAGAAAGCGTTGGAGCTAGAGCAGATCAAGAACTGGTGA